A window from Pokkaliibacter sp. MBI-7 encodes these proteins:
- a CDS encoding Nif3-like dinuclear metal center hexameric protein, which translates to MVNQSISLAQVVMTAEQQMNSGAFKDYCPNGLQVEGRSQVRKLVSGVTASLAFVEQAIAAGADALLVHHGYFWRGEAAEVVGVKKRRLQALLQADVSLLAYHLPLDAHAKLGNNVQLAKRLGWIVEDGLEPGNPRSIGLQGRLSQALPINDVLSQLADLTGRTPLLVGQGKPVVSRIAWCTGAAQSMLEQAAAIGAEVFVSGEISEQTVHLANELGLYYIAAGHHATERYGVQALGDCLAEQLGIVHQFIDLPNPV; encoded by the coding sequence ATGGTAAATCAGTCGATCTCTCTAGCCCAAGTAGTGATGACTGCTGAGCAGCAGATGAACAGTGGAGCGTTTAAGGATTATTGTCCCAATGGATTGCAGGTCGAGGGACGCTCTCAGGTGCGTAAATTGGTCAGTGGGGTCACTGCCAGCCTGGCATTTGTTGAGCAGGCGATAGCGGCTGGTGCTGATGCATTGTTAGTGCATCATGGCTATTTTTGGCGTGGCGAGGCTGCTGAAGTGGTAGGGGTGAAAAAACGCCGATTGCAGGCGTTACTGCAGGCGGATGTAAGCTTGCTTGCCTATCATTTGCCTTTGGATGCCCATGCTAAGTTGGGGAACAATGTGCAGCTGGCAAAGCGCCTTGGCTGGATAGTGGAGGATGGGCTTGAGCCCGGCAATCCTCGTTCTATTGGTTTGCAGGGGCGTTTATCACAAGCGTTGCCAATCAATGATGTGCTCTCTCAGCTTGCAGATCTAACCGGTCGTACACCGTTATTGGTGGGGCAGGGGAAACCGGTAGTATCAAGGATTGCCTGGTGTACCGGAGCAGCACAAAGCATGCTGGAGCAAGCTGCGGCGATCGGTGCTGAGGTTTTTGTAAGCGGTGAGATATCAGAGCAGACGGTGCATCTGGCCAATGAGCTTGGGCTTTACTACATAGCGGCAGGGCATCACGCTACAGAACGATACGGTGTTCAGGCACTGGGAGATTGCTTGGCAGAGCAGCTTGGTATTGTGCATCAGTTCATTGATCTGCCTAATCCTGTCTGA
- a CDS encoding trypsin-like peptidase domain-containing protein, whose product MKKNWMHVCRSFIWPSLTGVAIGVALLGWNQHTPFVEEAHAAPGSLIVPPTGPASYADAVEHAAPAVVNIYTRTYQRAPANPMLNDPVFRRFFNMPDSPNRDRIQSSLGSGVIIDGKGYVVTNHHVIRGADEIKVALRDGREADAKVIGSDQDADLALLKIDLPNLPVIETTDDSKARIGDVVLAIGNPFGVGQTVTMGIISAIGRSQLGLSAFERFIQTDAAINPGNSGGALVDVRGRLIGINTAIFSKSGGYQGIGFAIPANMVNMVVKDLIKYGEVIRGWLGVETQELKTEGANNIPADALLITGLYRNGPAHVAGLRPGDIITRINGKPVMGNNYSMFEVSQMKPGSSIQLDILRDQRTLSVNVSVGKRPNTLAEDQ is encoded by the coding sequence ATGAAGAAAAACTGGATGCATGTCTGCCGGTCATTCATCTGGCCATCACTTACCGGCGTTGCGATTGGCGTTGCGCTGTTGGGCTGGAATCAACATACGCCCTTTGTTGAAGAGGCTCATGCCGCACCTGGCAGCCTTATTGTGCCGCCAACTGGCCCAGCCAGCTATGCAGACGCTGTCGAGCATGCCGCTCCAGCGGTAGTCAACATCTACACAAGAACCTATCAGCGTGCTCCTGCCAATCCCATGCTGAATGACCCGGTATTTCGCCGCTTCTTCAACATGCCAGACTCACCGAATCGGGACCGCATTCAGTCCAGCCTGGGGTCAGGCGTCATTATTGATGGAAAGGGTTACGTGGTAACCAACCACCACGTCATTCGTGGTGCAGACGAAATTAAAGTGGCTTTACGTGATGGCCGGGAGGCTGACGCCAAGGTTATTGGCAGCGATCAGGATGCTGACCTCGCTCTGCTTAAAATTGATCTGCCAAACTTACCAGTGATTGAAACAACAGACGACAGCAAGGCACGTATTGGCGATGTAGTGCTCGCCATTGGTAACCCCTTCGGCGTCGGGCAAACAGTGACAATGGGTATTATCAGTGCTATTGGTCGAAGCCAGCTTGGACTCAGCGCCTTTGAGCGCTTTATTCAAACCGATGCCGCCATCAACCCGGGCAACTCCGGTGGAGCACTGGTAGACGTCCGAGGCCGCCTGATTGGTATCAATACTGCTATATTCTCCAAGTCTGGCGGCTATCAGGGTATAGGCTTCGCCATCCCCGCCAACATGGTCAACATGGTGGTCAAAGACCTCATCAAATACGGTGAAGTCATCCGCGGCTGGCTGGGAGTAGAGACTCAGGAGCTAAAAACGGAAGGTGCCAACAACATTCCAGCGGATGCATTACTGATCACCGGGCTATATCGCAATGGCCCAGCCCATGTCGCAGGCTTGCGCCCAGGAGACATAATCACTCGCATCAACGGCAAGCCGGTAATGGGCAATAACTACTCAATGTTTGAAGTCTCCCAAATGAAGCCAGGAAGCAGTATACAGCTGGATATTCTACGTGATCAGCGCACTCTTTCCGTGAATGTGAGCGTGGGAAAACGCCCGAATACTCTGGCGGAGGATCAATAG
- a CDS encoding IS4 family transposase, whose translation MRLSRALALTHEAASTTHALDELGALLDPDLVSTALETAGVATIRKRRLPLESMIWCVIAMALFRRMSAWDAASRMDIMLPGQRPLVAPSAIVQGRQRLGSAAVREVFSLTQQRWHASANHPTWAGLRLLSVDGVVWRTADTDDNRKHYGSASNQHGDTGYPQVRMVCQMELTSHMLVSSAFAGYHSNEMKLAEQLIDSTPDHSLTLFDRGFYSLGLLHRWQQTGTQRHWLLPLRKDAQYEVLYKLGRQDAIVSLKTSPQARKQWPELPDTLQARLLSKTIKGKVRQVLTSMIDPLRFPPDDIVDLYSQRWEIELGYREMKQGMLAGHYTLRSKTPEMIEQELWGVLLGYNLLRYQMLEMSRHCPGISPCEMSFTACTWAILGFLNGVSLNHPGNIPRYLAELQASAMHYVLPHRREERSYPRVVKPKPSKYPTRNKNASQLN comes from the coding sequence ATGCGACTGTCCCGCGCCTTGGCACTGACTCACGAAGCCGCTTCTACTACTCACGCCCTTGATGAACTGGGGGCGCTGCTTGATCCAGACCTGGTCAGCACCGCACTGGAAACGGCGGGAGTGGCGACCATACGTAAGCGACGCCTCCCTCTTGAGTCCATGATCTGGTGCGTGATCGCCATGGCGTTGTTTCGCCGGATGTCGGCCTGGGATGCTGCGAGTCGTATGGACATCATGCTGCCTGGGCAGAGGCCACTGGTGGCACCCAGTGCCATCGTGCAAGGTCGGCAGCGCCTGGGCAGTGCGGCGGTGCGAGAAGTCTTTTCCCTGACGCAACAACGCTGGCATGCCAGCGCCAATCACCCCACCTGGGCGGGTTTGCGCCTGCTCAGTGTCGATGGCGTGGTCTGGCGCACAGCGGATACGGACGACAACCGCAAGCACTATGGCAGCGCCAGTAATCAGCATGGCGATACCGGCTATCCCCAAGTGCGCATGGTCTGCCAGATGGAACTGACCAGTCACATGCTGGTGAGCAGTGCTTTTGCCGGTTATCACAGCAACGAGATGAAGCTGGCCGAACAACTGATCGACAGCACACCCGATCACTCGCTGACCTTGTTCGACCGTGGCTTCTATTCGCTGGGGCTTCTTCATCGCTGGCAACAAACAGGCACTCAGCGCCATTGGCTACTGCCGCTGCGCAAGGATGCTCAATATGAGGTGCTATACAAGCTGGGGCGCCAGGATGCCATCGTCTCGCTGAAGACCTCGCCGCAGGCGCGTAAGCAATGGCCCGAGCTGCCCGACACGCTACAGGCCAGGTTATTAAGCAAGACCATCAAGGGCAAAGTCCGGCAAGTACTGACTTCGATGATCGATCCTCTGCGCTTTCCGCCAGATGACATCGTGGATCTGTACAGCCAGCGTTGGGAAATCGAATTGGGCTATCGAGAAATGAAGCAAGGCATGCTCGCGGGTCACTACACACTGCGCAGTAAAACGCCGGAGATGATTGAACAAGAGCTGTGGGGCGTACTGCTGGGGTACAATCTGCTGCGTTATCAAATGCTGGAAATGAGTCGCCACTGCCCTGGCATCTCCCCCTGCGAAATGAGTTTCACCGCCTGCACCTGGGCGATCCTGGGCTTCTTGAACGGGGTCTCTTTGAATCATCCAGGCAACATCCCTCGCTACCTGGCTGAACTACAGGCTTCGGCCATGCACTACGTCCTGCCTCATCGACGTGAGGAGCGCAGTTACCCGCGGGTGGTCAAGCCCAAGCCGTCCAAGTATCCGACCAGAAATAAAAATGCCAGTCAGCTTAACTGA
- the rplM gene encoding 50S ribosomal protein L13 — MKTLSAKPHAVKHDWYVVNAEGKTLGRLATEIARRLRGKHKTEYTPHVDTGDYIVVVNAEKVAVTGAKGTDKMYHRHTGYPGGLKSMSFNQLIDHAPERVIELAVRGMLPKGPLGRAMHSKLKVYAGAEHPHTAQQPKELNI, encoded by the coding sequence ATGAAAACCCTGAGCGCCAAGCCTCATGCTGTAAAGCATGACTGGTATGTGGTTAACGCCGAAGGTAAAACCCTGGGTCGTCTGGCCACTGAGATTGCTCGCCGTCTGCGCGGTAAGCACAAGACTGAATACACTCCTCACGTTGATACCGGTGACTACATCGTTGTTGTTAACGCTGAGAAGGTTGCCGTTACTGGCGCCAAAGGTACTGATAAAATGTACCACCGCCACACTGGTTATCCAGGTGGCCTGAAGTCCATGAGCTTCAACCAGCTGATCGATCATGCTCCTGAGCGTGTTATCGAGCTGGCTGTGCGTGGCATGCTGCCCAAAGGTCCTTTGGGTCGCGCTATGCACTCCAAGCTGAAAGTGTATGCTGGTGCTGAGCATCCGCACACTGCCCAGCAGCCTAAAGAACTGAATATCTAA
- a CDS encoding BolA/IbaG family iron-sulfur metabolism protein, producing MQVEEVKARIQAGIANAEVFPEGEGCSFQVVVVSEAFNGMTPVKKQQLVYSCLADKIADGSIHALTIKAYTPAQWQNVNA from the coding sequence ATGCAGGTAGAAGAAGTAAAAGCTCGTATTCAAGCGGGTATCGCAAATGCTGAAGTCTTCCCCGAGGGCGAAGGTTGCAGCTTTCAGGTGGTTGTGGTCAGTGAAGCATTCAATGGCATGACACCTGTCAAGAAGCAACAACTGGTGTATTCCTGTTTAGCGGACAAAATTGCAGATGGCAGCATTCATGCTCTGACCATCAAAGCCTATACCCCCGCCCAGTGGCAGAATGTCAACGCCTGA
- a CDS encoding DUF1043 family protein — translation MEQFAQIILIAAIAFIVGLIVGRLMPRQPPQKREIESFTSSTATQQELITYRADVQNHLDSTVTLFNQLLTNVEAMHSQLNSVNSKLGDGSTALRPLATVTQTVTDNTTSETEPSPIQQPRDYVPKSSPNDVGTLTEGFGLRAKEAAQESTSPRID, via the coding sequence GTGGAACAGTTCGCACAAATCATTCTGATCGCCGCCATTGCCTTCATCGTCGGCCTGATTGTCGGACGCCTGATGCCAAGGCAACCACCGCAAAAAAGAGAGATTGAAAGCTTTACCAGCAGCACTGCGACGCAGCAGGAGCTGATCACTTATCGTGCCGACGTACAGAATCATCTCGACTCTACCGTCACACTCTTCAATCAGCTACTGACGAATGTCGAAGCCATGCACTCGCAATTAAACAGCGTCAACAGCAAGCTAGGTGATGGCTCTACAGCACTGCGCCCACTGGCAACCGTCACTCAGACAGTGACAGACAATACTACCAGTGAAACCGAGCCCTCCCCGATTCAACAACCACGGGACTATGTACCCAAATCCTCACCTAATGATGTCGGCACGCTGACTGAAGGTTTCGGACTAAGAGCGAAAGAAGCAGCACAAGAATCCACCTCTCCTCGCATAGATTGA
- the zapE gene encoding cell division protein ZapE: MTPLERYQQDLKRPDFIHDPAQEMAVRHLQRLFDDLIAQQHLPKPGLFQRLTNRLGNKTTEPVTGLYFWGGVGRGKTYLMDTFFECLPFKEKKRTHFHRFMQQVHEDLKALAGTVNPLVAIGKKYSEQARVLCFDEFFVSDITDAMILGGLLEQLFANGVSLVATSNIVPDGLYKDGLQRARFLPAIALLNKYTHVVNVDNGVDYRLRALEQAVLYYSPLGGEAELSLRKSFESLVPDLGSMEENSDLLVNNRIIKARFLCQDVAWFDFAELCDGPRSQNDYIELAKMYHAVLLSDVPQLGGNKDDQARRFINLVDEFYDSGVKLIISASVPLIDLYAGGRLNFEFERTTSRLLEMQSKEYLAREHRS, translated from the coding sequence ATGACCCCTCTGGAGCGCTACCAGCAAGACCTCAAACGTCCTGATTTTATCCATGATCCTGCCCAGGAAATGGCCGTCAGACATTTGCAGCGTTTGTTCGACGATCTGATTGCTCAGCAACATCTGCCCAAGCCTGGCTTGTTCCAGCGGTTGACAAATCGGTTGGGAAATAAAACGACAGAGCCGGTGACTGGTCTGTACTTCTGGGGTGGCGTAGGGCGCGGTAAAACCTATCTCATGGATACTTTCTTTGAGTGCTTACCTTTTAAAGAGAAGAAGCGCACTCACTTCCACCGCTTTATGCAGCAGGTACATGAGGATCTGAAAGCGTTGGCTGGTACCGTGAACCCATTGGTTGCGATTGGCAAGAAATACAGCGAACAGGCGAGAGTGCTGTGCTTTGACGAGTTTTTCGTTTCGGACATTACTGATGCGATGATTCTGGGTGGGCTGTTGGAGCAGCTGTTTGCCAATGGCGTGTCGCTGGTAGCAACATCCAACATTGTTCCTGATGGCCTGTACAAGGATGGTTTGCAGCGGGCACGTTTCCTGCCAGCCATTGCACTGCTTAACAAGTACACTCACGTGGTGAATGTGGACAACGGTGTGGACTATCGTCTGAGGGCGCTGGAACAGGCAGTGCTTTATTACAGTCCGCTGGGGGGGGAAGCGGAACTTAGTCTGCGCAAAAGTTTTGAGTCTCTGGTACCTGATCTGGGGTCAATGGAAGAGAACTCTGATTTGCTGGTGAACAACCGGATTATAAAGGCACGTTTCCTTTGTCAGGATGTGGCATGGTTTGATTTTGCTGAGCTGTGTGATGGGCCTCGTAGTCAGAACGACTATATAGAGCTGGCCAAGATGTATCATGCGGTATTGCTGTCAGATGTGCCGCAGCTGGGTGGTAATAAAGATGATCAGGCGCGTCGATTCATTAACCTGGTTGATGAGTTTTATGACAGTGGTGTCAAGCTGATTATTTCTGCTTCGGTCCCTCTCATTGATCTATATGCTGGCGGGCGGCTGAACTTTGAGTTTGAGCGTACTACCAGTCGACTGTTGGAAATGCAGTCAAAAGAGTATCTGGCAAGAGAACATCGCTCTTAA
- the hisG gene encoding ATP phosphoribosyltransferase, with amino-acid sequence MKQTLTLALSKGRILDDTLPLLAAADIHPLEDIRSSRKLIFDTNHEHLKLIVIRATDVPTYVEYGAADMGIAGKDVLMEHGAQEMYEPVDLEIARCRLMTAGVKGAVPVTGRRLKVATKFVNIAKAYYAEQGIQADVIKLYGAMELAPLMGLADKIVDIVDTGNTLRANGLQPEELIADISSRMVVGKASMKMKYRLIEPILERLQAAVVAKRPVQEG; translated from the coding sequence ATGAAACAAACCTTGACTCTGGCTTTGTCGAAAGGACGTATTCTGGACGATACCCTTCCCCTGCTGGCAGCCGCGGATATCCATCCTCTGGAAGATATTCGAAGCAGCCGCAAGCTGATATTCGACACCAACCATGAGCATTTGAAGTTGATCGTTATTCGTGCCACCGATGTACCTACCTACGTTGAATATGGTGCGGCAGACATGGGTATTGCGGGCAAGGATGTGCTGATGGAACACGGAGCTCAGGAAATGTATGAGCCCGTGGATCTGGAGATTGCCAGGTGCCGCCTGATGACGGCTGGAGTTAAAGGGGCAGTACCGGTCACTGGTCGCCGTCTTAAGGTGGCTACCAAGTTCGTGAATATCGCAAAGGCCTACTATGCAGAGCAAGGCATCCAGGCGGATGTCATCAAACTGTATGGTGCCATGGAACTGGCACCCCTGATGGGATTGGCGGACAAGATAGTTGATATCGTTGATACCGGCAATACGCTTCGTGCCAACGGCTTGCAACCCGAGGAGCTGATAGCAGATATCAGCAGCAGGATGGTAGTCGGCAAAGCCTCGATGAAAATGAAGTATCGCCTGATTGAACCTATTCTAGAGCGGCTACAGGCGGCGGTGGTAGCCAAGCGCCCTGTTCAGGAGGGTTGA
- the hisD gene encoding histidinol dehydrogenase has protein sequence MEVQKVSSVVRMLNAADADFARQLDALLAWESVSDPLVQQRVDGILADVKERGDAAVLAYTAQFDRLSKDRVSDLEVPRARLLQALGNLPATQRDALQVAADRVQRYHQRQQQSSWQYEEEDGTVLGQKVTPMDRVGIYVPGGKAAYPSSVLMNALPAKVAGVGEIIMVVPTPGGEVNELVLAAAGLAGVDRVFTIGGSQAVAALAYGTQTIPKVDKIVGPGNIYVATAKRAVFGTVGIDMIAGPSEILVICDGQTDPDWIAMDLFSQAEHDEQAQPILISPDLAFLQKVQDSIDKLLPTMERKDIIGVSLRDRAAFIAVADLDQACDIANHIAPEHLELSVAEPQLWLEKIRHAGAIFMGRYTAEALGDYCAGPNHVLPTSGTARFSSPLGVYDFQKRSSLIMFTEDGASEVGKVASVLARGEYLTAHARSAEYRIKSD, from the coding sequence ATGGAGGTTCAAAAGGTGAGCTCTGTGGTTCGTATGCTCAACGCTGCAGATGCTGACTTTGCAAGGCAACTGGATGCGTTGCTGGCATGGGAGTCTGTATCCGATCCGCTGGTACAGCAGCGTGTTGATGGGATACTGGCAGATGTCAAAGAGCGAGGTGATGCTGCAGTGCTTGCTTACACCGCGCAGTTCGATCGTTTGTCGAAAGACCGAGTGTCAGATCTGGAGGTTCCGCGCGCCAGGTTACTGCAGGCTCTGGGCAATTTGCCTGCCACTCAACGCGATGCGCTGCAGGTGGCGGCAGATCGTGTTCAGCGCTATCACCAGCGCCAACAGCAGTCCTCCTGGCAGTACGAAGAGGAAGATGGCACCGTACTCGGACAGAAGGTGACACCGATGGATCGTGTGGGCATTTATGTGCCCGGTGGTAAAGCTGCTTACCCGTCATCTGTGTTGATGAATGCCCTACCTGCCAAAGTTGCAGGGGTGGGCGAAATCATCATGGTAGTACCCACACCAGGTGGCGAAGTGAACGAACTGGTGTTGGCTGCAGCAGGCCTTGCTGGTGTTGATCGTGTATTCACCATCGGTGGCTCGCAGGCGGTTGCAGCACTGGCTTACGGCACCCAGACAATACCTAAGGTTGATAAAATTGTTGGCCCCGGAAATATCTATGTGGCTACCGCCAAGCGGGCTGTGTTCGGTACTGTGGGTATTGACATGATCGCCGGCCCTTCTGAAATTCTGGTGATTTGCGATGGTCAGACTGATCCTGACTGGATTGCCATGGATTTGTTCTCACAGGCTGAACATGATGAGCAGGCTCAGCCGATCCTAATCTCTCCTGATCTGGCGTTTCTACAGAAGGTACAGGACAGTATTGATAAGCTACTGCCTACTATGGAACGTAAAGACATCATCGGTGTTTCATTGCGTGATCGCGCTGCTTTTATCGCGGTGGCTGATCTGGATCAGGCGTGTGATATTGCTAATCATATTGCACCTGAGCACCTGGAGCTGTCGGTAGCCGAACCCCAGCTCTGGCTGGAAAAAATTCGCCATGCGGGTGCTATTTTTATGGGCCGTTATACTGCTGAAGCACTTGGCGACTACTGTGCAGGACCTAATCATGTGCTGCCCACCTCCGGGACCGCACGGTTCTCCTCTCCGCTGGGCGTATATGATTTTCAGAAGCGTTCTTCACTGATCATGTTCACAGAGGATGGCGCGAGTGAGGTAGGTAAGGTGGCATCTGTTTTAGCTCGCGGTGAATATCTTACGGCTCATGCGCGTTCTGCTGAATATCGCATCAAGTCTGATTAA
- a CDS encoding STAS domain-containing protein, with protein sequence MEASLDENVIFLNGELAVADAKTLRNRVVELVEKAGGQTIVDVSRCHSRSMVIVPVLLGALRKARAMNGTVALRGVSPALQSILELTDLDDVIPVVQ encoded by the coding sequence ATGGAAGCCTCTCTGGACGAAAACGTCATCTTCTTGAATGGCGAGCTCGCTGTGGCTGATGCAAAGACGTTGCGTAACAGAGTCGTTGAGTTAGTAGAGAAGGCAGGCGGCCAGACGATTGTTGACGTCTCCCGTTGCCATTCTCGCTCCATGGTTATCGTTCCTGTGTTGCTTGGTGCCTTGCGAAAGGCCAGAGCGATGAACGGGACAGTTGCGTTGCGCGGAGTTAGTCCAGCTTTGCAGTCTATATTGGAGTTGACCGATTTGGATGACGTCATACCAGTGGTGCAGTAG
- a CDS encoding ABC transporter substrate-binding protein, which produces MVKQVWKAAMAFVVLAAVAVAGTARASDWDDAKDVVVKTTDAMLQLMKDPAMRQQENFETLYGEVDATVSPVVDFDSLSKGVMAHYYRQASDAQKAAFADQFKTTVIRTFTKALQVITLDKYQVVPSQGGDRDGKASVRFDFATTDGKTYRIEYSMHKKGSQWLVYNVTLDGINVGLNFRNQFAEAMNREQDMDKVINTWTVAVKE; this is translated from the coding sequence ATGGTTAAACAGGTATGGAAAGCCGCTATGGCGTTTGTTGTGCTGGCGGCTGTGGCGGTAGCTGGCACGGCACGGGCGTCAGATTGGGATGATGCTAAAGATGTAGTGGTCAAAACCACTGATGCCATGCTGCAGCTGATGAAAGATCCGGCTATGCGTCAGCAGGAGAATTTTGAAACTCTGTATGGTGAAGTCGATGCAACAGTGTCGCCGGTAGTTGACTTCGACAGCTTGTCCAAGGGCGTCATGGCGCATTATTACCGTCAGGCAAGTGATGCACAGAAAGCCGCCTTTGCTGATCAGTTTAAGACCACGGTTATTCGCACTTTCACCAAGGCGTTGCAGGTTATTACACTGGATAAATACCAGGTAGTGCCAAGCCAGGGTGGGGATCGTGATGGCAAAGCCAGCGTGCGTTTTGATTTTGCTACCACTGACGGCAAAACCTATCGTATTGAGTACAGCATGCACAAGAAAGGAAGCCAGTGGCTGGTATATAACGTGACGCTTGATGGCATCAACGTAGGGCTCAACTTCCGTAATCAGTTTGCCGAAGCCATGAACCGTGAGCAGGATATGGATAAGGTTATCAATACCTGGACTGTAGCGGTCAAGGAGTAA
- the murA gene encoding UDP-N-acetylglucosamine 1-carboxyvinyltransferase, whose translation MDKLLISGGAPLQGDIRISGAKNAALPILAATLLADGVVKISNLPHLHDVTTMVGLIRRMGVEVTMDEKMTVEVDATQIDNVTAPYELVKTMRASILVLGPLVARFGRAEVSLPGGCAIGSRPVDLHLRGLEAMGAKIVLEDGYIRASVEGRLRGAHIFFDTVTVTGTENLLMAAVLAEGETVLENAAREPEVVDLAECLIAMGADIRGHGTDTIHVYGVEKLHGCSYRVLPDRIETGTYLVAAAATGGKVLLKDTRADILEAVLHKLTEAGAKIEFGDDWISLDMQGKRPKAVSLTTAPYPAFPTDMQAQFATLNTIAEGTGIIRETIFENRFMHMNELMRMGAKMHIDGNTAVIEGVPQLKAAPVMATDLRASASLVIAGLVASGDTVIDRIYHIDRGYECIEEKLQRLGAKIRRLAN comes from the coding sequence ATGGATAAATTGTTGATCTCTGGCGGCGCGCCGCTACAGGGAGATATTCGCATTTCTGGCGCCAAGAACGCCGCACTTCCCATTCTCGCTGCCACCTTGCTGGCCGACGGCGTCGTTAAAATATCCAATCTTCCTCACTTGCATGATGTTACTACCATGGTGGGTCTGATTCGCCGCATGGGAGTCGAAGTGACCATGGACGAGAAGATGACCGTCGAGGTGGATGCGACCCAGATTGATAATGTCACCGCTCCTTACGAGCTGGTAAAAACCATGCGTGCATCCATTCTGGTATTGGGGCCACTGGTGGCGCGATTTGGTCGTGCAGAAGTATCCTTGCCTGGTGGTTGTGCCATTGGTAGCCGTCCGGTGGATTTGCACTTGCGTGGCCTTGAGGCTATGGGAGCCAAAATCGTACTGGAGGATGGCTATATTCGCGCCAGTGTCGAGGGGCGTCTGCGTGGTGCTCATATATTCTTTGATACGGTGACCGTTACAGGTACTGAAAACCTGCTGATGGCAGCCGTGCTGGCAGAGGGCGAGACCGTTCTTGAGAACGCTGCACGCGAACCTGAAGTGGTCGATCTGGCTGAGTGTCTTATTGCTATGGGCGCCGATATCCGTGGTCATGGCACGGACACCATCCATGTTTACGGTGTTGAAAAACTACATGGATGTTCCTACCGGGTACTGCCTGACCGCATCGAAACCGGTACCTATCTGGTTGCGGCCGCGGCAACAGGCGGGAAGGTGCTGTTGAAAGATACTCGTGCTGACATCCTGGAAGCCGTGCTGCATAAGCTAACGGAAGCCGGTGCCAAAATTGAGTTTGGTGATGATTGGATCAGCCTGGATATGCAGGGTAAGCGTCCCAAGGCTGTCAGTCTGACCACTGCCCCTTATCCTGCTTTTCCTACAGACATGCAGGCACAATTCGCCACGCTGAATACCATTGCGGAAGGCACAGGCATCATTCGTGAAACTATTTTCGAAAACCGCTTCATGCATATGAACGAGTTGATGCGGATGGGGGCCAAGATGCATATCGATGGCAATACCGCTGTGATCGAAGGTGTTCCACAGCTTAAAGCTGCACCGGTTATGGCTACTGACCTTCGCGCCTCTGCCAGCCTGGTGATTGCCGGTCTGGTCGCATCAGGTGACACCGTAATTGATCGCATTTACCACATTGATCGTGGTTATGAATGCATTGAAGAAAAATTGCAGCGTTTGGGCGCTAAAATTCGCCGCCTGGCCAACTGA